From the Candidatus Sysuiplasma jiujiangense genome, one window contains:
- the purM gene encoding phosphoribosylformylglycinamidine cyclo-ligase, giving the protein MQTEGLTYASSGVDIDIKSSFIRTVVKELRFSRRTFRPEIGVGHFTSAIRIGSRLLTLSTDGVGSKMLIARKLNKWDTVGIDCIAMNVNDTICIGAEPIAVVDYIATPKIEMEIASAIGKGLNRGAARANVTVVGGEVAILTDMLNEVDLSGSCLGIVEKKKMITGNTIMPGDKIIGLSSSGLHSNGFTLVRRLLEDGLLDLDAKIGNKTLAEIIMSPTRIYVRGVLDALRSGGITGLANITGGGMRNIIRLNDSLHFRIDSLPRIPEIFSLIAEAGKVSDREMFQTFNMGVGFMVVCREDSCEKVIKRLKKNGVSAFEIGSVEKGSGLTLVDHDIHYSAY; this is encoded by the coding sequence ATGCAAACTGAAGGACTTACCTATGCGTCCTCAGGTGTTGACATCGATATCAAAAGCAGTTTCATCCGCACGGTTGTGAAGGAACTCAGGTTCAGCAGAAGGACATTCCGTCCTGAAATTGGTGTGGGGCACTTCACCTCAGCAATACGCATTGGATCCAGACTGCTCACTCTTTCAACCGACGGCGTCGGATCAAAAATGCTCATCGCAAGGAAACTAAACAAGTGGGATACCGTAGGAATAGACTGCATAGCCATGAATGTAAACGATACAATATGCATCGGTGCGGAACCGATTGCTGTTGTCGATTATATCGCAACACCAAAGATTGAAATGGAGATCGCTTCGGCGATAGGAAAAGGACTGAACAGGGGAGCAGCCAGAGCCAACGTAACCGTTGTCGGGGGCGAGGTCGCAATCCTCACCGATATGCTCAATGAAGTCGATCTGTCTGGAAGTTGCCTCGGTATCGTGGAGAAAAAGAAAATGATTACCGGGAATACAATCATGCCCGGAGATAAAATAATCGGACTCTCGAGTTCCGGTCTCCATTCAAACGGTTTTACCCTTGTTCGCCGGCTTCTGGAGGACGGCTTACTGGACCTTGATGCAAAAATTGGAAACAAGACACTGGCGGAAATAATAATGTCTCCGACAAGGATTTACGTCAGGGGGGTGCTCGATGCGCTCCGATCGGGAGGCATTACGGGTCTCGCCAACATAACCGGCGGGGGGATGAGAAATATTATAAGGCTCAATGACAGTCTTCACTTTCGAATAGATTCTCTTCCACGTATTCCTGAGATTTTTAGTCTTATTGCAGAAGCTGGAAAAGTGTCTGATCGCGAGATGTTTCAAACCTTCAATATGGGTGTGGGATTCATGGTCGTATGCAGGGAAGATTCCTGTGAAAAGGTGATTAAGAGACTGAAGAAGAACGGTGTGTCGGCATTTGAGATTGGCAGTGTAGAAAAAGGCAGTGGATTGACGCTTGTGGACCATGACATTCATTACAGCGCATATTGA